From a region of the Methanolinea sp. genome:
- a CDS encoding GMC family oxidoreductase, protein MKSCWGFGIDLSAEFVEVERELGVQELPDDLIGEGTRRLMDAASRLGLTVRKMQKFIDPEQCCRDGRCSLGCPVQARWSAVRFIEAARENGATVVTGREVTGILTRGGRVTGVRCGSRVWHDDLVVIASGALETPRLIGNIGIPTAPLFCDTFASIGGVCPGIGFDRDVPMGAYVAHESSLILSHYSRQLVATLQGAGHAVGEGDVLGMMVKITDEDSGSVGATIKKGVTEHDARLLAQGSSVAGAILTGAGVDPVTFVSLPLRGSHPGGTARIGVSVDTSLRTRIAGLYVCDASVLPKTPGAPPIITIIALAKYAAKRM, encoded by the coding sequence ATGAAGAGCTGCTGGGGATTCGGGATCGACCTCTCCGCAGAGTTCGTAGAGGTTGAGCGGGAGCTGGGGGTGCAGGAGTTGCCCGACGACCTTATCGGTGAAGGGACCCGCCGCCTGATGGATGCCGCCTCCCGGCTCGGGCTCACGGTCAGGAAGATGCAGAAGTTCATCGACCCGGAGCAGTGCTGCCGGGACGGACGCTGCAGCCTGGGCTGCCCGGTGCAGGCACGGTGGAGTGCGGTCAGGTTCATCGAAGCGGCGCGGGAGAACGGGGCAACGGTGGTGACCGGGCGGGAGGTGACAGGGATACTAACCCGGGGCGGACGGGTGACCGGGGTCCGGTGCGGGTCGCGGGTCTGGCATGACGACCTCGTGGTCATCGCCTCCGGGGCCCTGGAGACCCCCCGCCTGATCGGAAATATCGGGATTCCCACCGCACCTCTCTTCTGCGACACCTTCGCGAGTATCGGCGGCGTCTGCCCGGGAATCGGGTTTGACCGGGATGTGCCGATGGGAGCGTACGTAGCCCACGAAAGCAGTCTCATCCTGTCCCACTACTCGCGGCAGCTCGTGGCCACCCTGCAGGGGGCCGGGCATGCCGTAGGCGAAGGGGATGTGCTCGGTATGATGGTCAAGATTACCGACGAGGACAGCGGTTCGGTGGGAGCGACCATCAAGAAAGGGGTGACCGAACACGATGCCCGGCTGCTGGCACAGGGATCATCGGTTGCCGGTGCAATCCTTACCGGGGCCGGCGTGGATCCCGTGACGTTTGTCTCCCTCCCCCTGCGGGGGTCCCATCCCGGCGGCACGGCAAGAATCGGGGTCTCGGTGGATACTTCGCTCAGGACCAGGATTGCCGGTCTTTACGTCTGCGACGCCTCGGTCCTCCCGAAGACCCCGGGAGCACCCCCGATCATTACCATCATCGCCCTTGCCAAGTACGCTGCAAAACGGATGTAG
- a CDS encoding tetratricopeptide repeat protein, whose translation MDKRLWIPVLISVIAIFICTTLIHAHLPPPDSLAWSSGNRVIAIAVSIDEISTTSLEAKELLLKGLGIASRNNEFEPAIEYYDQALAIDPSFSKAWMAKSVALHNLGSYAEAVDCIDRALAIDPSNPAAWSLKGNILDSWGQPDEAAACYRKAGELDSRYHPAPPIMPDQ comes from the coding sequence ATGGACAAACGGCTTTGGATACCCGTCCTGATCTCGGTCATAGCGATCTTTATTTGCACCACCCTAATCCATGCCCACCTCCCTCCCCCGGACTCCCTGGCATGGAGCAGTGGGAACCGGGTCATTGCTATTGCTGTCAGCATCGATGAGATCTCCACCACCTCCCTGGAAGCAAAGGAGCTATTGCTGAAGGGGCTGGGAATTGCTTCCCGGAACAATGAATTCGAACCCGCGATTGAGTATTACGATCAGGCACTTGCGATTGACCCTTCCTTTTCCAAAGCATGGATGGCGAAGAGCGTCGCCCTCCATAACCTTGGATCATATGCCGAAGCTGTCGATTGCATCGACCGGGCGCTTGCGATTGACCCTAGTAATCCTGCTGCTTGGTCATTGAAGGGAAATATCTTGGACAGCTGGGGGCAGCCTGACGAAGCTGCAGCCTGTTATAGAAAAGCTGGGGAACTCGATTCCCGGTACCACCCTGCTCCCCCTATAATGCCTGACCAATAG
- a CDS encoding DUF262 domain-containing protein has translation MSETVFKQVNYTLSSLVDSIEIGNIGLPDIQRPFIWKNVKVRDLFDSMYSGYPVGYLLFWQNALTEGVRTIGLDKKQKTPALLIVDGQQRLTSLYAVVKRIPVVRANKQKELIKIAFNPLQEKFEVTDAAIERDKSYISDISLIWSTDTDMFEVADNYLSELKKSRDITTEEEKKIKRSISKLQNLLSFPFTALELSPEIGEQDVAEVFVRINSKGTPLNQSDFILTLMSVFWDEGRTQLERFCSDAQQPPVKGPSPFNYFIKPEPDQLLRVCVGLGFKRARLQYVYSLLRGKDLETGLFSDERRISQFDMLKKSQEQVLNLQNWHDFMHCLHLAGFRNDKMISSKNTLLFSYIFYLMGRTEYKVEEFKLRQIIARWFFMASLTKRYTSSPESALEFDLARFREVKDADQFVSTLERICELAMPEDFWAITLPNDLATSSPVSPSLYAFHASQVLLDAKVLFSNHKVSYLLDPTSRGIKTAVDRHHLFPKGYLHKLGIMELRDTNQIANISLVEWSDNIKISDQSPAEYIPVLESRFGKDELTRMYHCHALPDAWEQMQYREFLEARRILIARVIQEAYQKLTFDKKADATASPMGIDQMVLSGESSYIEFKSALRMNLHTGTRDPKIELAILRTIAGFLNTHGGTLMIGIADDGTALGIGVDGFENEDKMSLHLVNLVKDRMGPIFLPFIHMRFEDYKDNRVMVIECMETKSPVYVKDGPLERFYIRTGPSTTELSASQIQDYIKQRFRT, from the coding sequence ATGAGTGAGACCGTCTTCAAACAGGTAAATTACACGTTGAGTTCTCTCGTTGATAGTATTGAAATCGGTAATATCGGCCTCCCCGACATTCAACGGCCCTTCATATGGAAAAATGTAAAGGTCCGTGACCTGTTCGATTCCATGTACAGTGGTTATCCTGTCGGTTATCTGCTCTTCTGGCAAAATGCCCTGACAGAGGGTGTCCGAACCATCGGCCTCGATAAGAAACAAAAAACCCCCGCCCTCCTCATAGTCGATGGTCAACAACGATTGACTTCACTTTATGCAGTGGTGAAACGGATTCCCGTGGTCCGGGCCAACAAGCAGAAGGAACTCATCAAAATCGCATTCAATCCATTGCAGGAAAAATTCGAGGTCACAGACGCGGCTATCGAGAGAGATAAATCGTATATCTCGGACATATCCCTGATCTGGAGTACGGACACCGACATGTTCGAGGTAGCGGATAATTATCTCTCTGAATTGAAAAAGTCCCGGGATATCACTACAGAGGAAGAGAAGAAAATCAAGAGAAGCATATCAAAACTGCAAAACCTCCTCTCATTCCCCTTCACTGCCCTGGAACTTTCCCCGGAAATTGGTGAACAGGATGTCGCCGAAGTCTTTGTCCGTATCAATAGCAAGGGGACACCGCTCAACCAGTCCGATTTCATCCTCACATTAATGTCCGTATTCTGGGACGAGGGAAGAACACAACTCGAAAGGTTCTGTAGTGATGCACAGCAGCCTCCGGTTAAAGGTCCTTCACCGTTCAACTACTTCATCAAACCTGAGCCCGACCAACTGTTACGAGTCTGTGTGGGGTTAGGATTCAAACGAGCCCGGCTCCAATACGTGTACTCTCTCTTACGAGGAAAAGATCTTGAAACGGGACTGTTCAGTGATGAACGAAGGATCAGCCAGTTTGATATGCTGAAAAAATCTCAAGAACAGGTACTCAACCTCCAGAACTGGCATGATTTCATGCACTGTCTTCACCTGGCAGGGTTCCGGAACGATAAAATGATCAGCTCAAAAAACACCCTGCTCTTCTCCTATATCTTCTACCTCATGGGAAGGACCGAATACAAGGTCGAAGAATTCAAGCTCCGACAGATCATCGCCCGCTGGTTCTTCATGGCCAGCCTCACCAAGAGATACACAAGTTCCCCAGAATCAGCGCTGGAATTCGACCTCGCCCGTTTCAGGGAAGTAAAGGATGCAGATCAGTTTGTGAGTACTCTCGAACGCATCTGCGAACTTGCCATGCCAGAGGACTTCTGGGCAATTACGCTGCCAAACGACCTCGCCACGTCCTCACCCGTGAGCCCTTCCCTCTATGCCTTTCATGCCTCACAAGTACTTCTCGATGCAAAGGTTCTCTTCTCGAATCACAAAGTATCGTATCTTCTCGATCCAACATCCCGGGGAATTAAAACCGCCGTTGATCGTCACCACCTTTTCCCGAAAGGCTATCTCCACAAGCTTGGGATTATGGAACTTCGGGATACCAACCAGATTGCAAACATAAGCCTTGTCGAATGGAGCGATAACATAAAGATCTCTGACCAGTCCCCCGCTGAATATATTCCCGTTTTGGAATCACGGTTTGGAAAAGACGAACTCACAAGGATGTATCACTGCCATGCACTCCCTGATGCCTGGGAGCAGATGCAATACCGTGAATTCCTCGAGGCACGAAGAATTCTCATTGCTCGGGTGATACAGGAAGCTTACCAGAAACTCACATTCGATAAAAAGGCTGATGCAACAGCCAGCCCAATGGGTATCGATCAGATGGTCTTGAGTGGGGAATCAAGCTACATCGAGTTCAAATCCGCACTACGGATGAATTTACATACCGGGACAAGAGATCCAAAAATTGAGTTGGCCATATTGAGGACCATTGCAGGATTCCTCAACACTCACGGTGGTACTTTGATGATCGGAATTGCTGATGATGGGACGGCTCTGGGAATAGGTGTGGACGGGTTTGAGAATGAAGACAAGATGAGCCTTCACCTCGTCAACCTGGTAAAGGATCGAATGGGGCCGATATTCCTGCCGTTCATCCATATGCGGTTCGAGGATTACAAGGATAACCGGGTGATGGTCATCGAGTGCATGGAAACAAAATCGCCAGTATACGTCAAGGATGGCCCCCTCGAACGATTCTATATAAGGACCGGACCATCGACCACCGAGCTGAGTGCAAGCCAGATCCAGGACTATATCAAACAAAGGTTCCGAACATGA
- a CDS encoding SDR family NAD(P)-dependent oxidoreductase, whose amino-acid sequence MDNTDYYQNKICNATGANSGIGYALSEVFLERGATVCMARGDQEKVAAAFGQLTAFGDRVRTLIVDVTERQQVPVTVERAAAGAGRLGIFRTEGRFTWFLPNGVEVS is encoded by the coding sequence ATGGATAACACGGATTATTACCAGAATAAGATCTGTAACGCCACTGGAGCAAACTCTGGTATCGGATACGCACTTTCTGAGGTATTCCTGGAACGGGGAGCAACGGTCTGCATGGCCAGGGGCGACCAGGAGAAAGTGGCCGCGGCTTTCGGACAGCTGACCGCGTTCGGGGACCGTGTCCGCACCCTTATTGTCGATGTAACCGAACGGCAGCAGGTGCCGGTGACAGTCGAGCGGGCTGCTGCCGGGGCCGGCCGGCTGGGCATTTTCCGAACGGAGGGCCGGTTCACCTGGTTCCTGCCAAATGGTGTGGAGGTTTCATGA
- a CDS encoding LLM class flavin-dependent oxidoreductase has translation MKTKIGYFTITDAWTPNQCLQQSIAAEKVGFDSLWVEDHLIAMPGGTECNFAWTVMSSALQATKQVPFYTGVTAPIMRYHPAIVAQAFATMGAMYPGRVGLGVGTGEPPNEMAVSRGEWPSNLARLEMLEEALTVMNRLWTSDEPISHASKYYTLNDAVLLTKPEKKIPVYVSAIGPRAADLAGRLGDHLITIANNPSYVRDELLPAFEAGARAAGKDPETMERVGHFSLIHDPDQVVRPEDLQQDAGTIQGGALARAMSSGPIFISHDAEDFIRKIEEYKRMGFNHLAIADASLLQKKHSRLPFYGDASLAIWKDVLPHIR, from the coding sequence ATGAAGACAAAAATCGGTTATTTCACAATCACTGATGCCTGGACACCGAACCAGTGCCTGCAGCAGTCGATAGCAGCTGAAAAGGTCGGGTTTGACTCGCTCTGGGTTGAAGACCACCTGATAGCGATGCCAGGGGGAACCGAATGTAACTTTGCCTGGACGGTCATGAGTTCAGCGCTCCAGGCGACAAAACAGGTCCCCTTCTACACCGGTGTCACCGCACCCATCATGCGTTACCACCCGGCCATCGTTGCCCAGGCATTCGCCACCATGGGGGCGATGTACCCGGGACGCGTCGGACTGGGCGTAGGTACGGGAGAACCGCCAAACGAGATGGCGGTCTCCAGGGGCGAATGGCCGTCGAACCTTGCGCGGCTCGAGATGCTCGAGGAGGCACTCACGGTCATGAACCGGCTGTGGACAAGCGATGAACCCATCAGCCACGCAAGTAAGTATTACACCCTCAATGACGCGGTCCTGCTGACAAAGCCGGAGAAGAAGATCCCCGTATACGTCAGCGCCATCGGGCCACGAGCAGCGGACCTGGCGGGACGTCTCGGCGACCACTTGATAACGATTGCGAACAACCCCAGTTACGTCAGGGATGAACTCCTGCCGGCCTTCGAGGCTGGTGCCAGGGCGGCGGGAAAGGACCCGGAGACCATGGAACGCGTCGGCCATTTCTCCTTAATCCACGATCCCGACCAGGTAGTCAGGCCTGAAGACCTGCAACAGGACGCCGGTACCATCCAGGGAGGCGCCTTAGCCAGGGCCATGTCGAGCGGGCCCATTTTTATCTCCCATGATGCTGAAGATTTTATCAGGAAAATCGAGGAATACAAGCGGATGGGGTTTAATCATCTCGCGATTGCCGATGCGAGCTTGCTGCAAAAAAAACACAGCCGTTTGCCTTTTTACGGTGATGCCAGCCTTGCTATCTGGAAGGATGTCCTCCCCCACATCAGGTAG
- a CDS encoding acetoacetate decarboxylase family protein, which yields MFQLQKDSTYLMPVHFGGNIFSTAYKAEQKATTLMVAFETDRAALERYIPEELELRAPEVQVGYTRLREINWLGGGHYNLVSVAAPVRFNGKKDHIDAAYPLVVWENRTDPILTGREQTGVPKIFANIEDLHIYRPYYTTALSYEGNTFLTMNFEAEGPITGKDLELAKSSLRSLDMIGWRYIPKVGAPGADLSQFIFFPQWMEVEKAYAGKGTLKWTELSPMQNPRQHHIIKALASLPVKKMLQSVLSEGEVFLNTPMSRVLG from the coding sequence ATGTTTCAACTGCAAAAAGACTCCACCTACCTGATGCCCGTTCACTTCGGGGGGAATATTTTTTCTACGGCCTACAAGGCAGAACAGAAAGCAACGACGCTGATGGTTGCCTTTGAGACCGACCGGGCGGCATTGGAACGCTATATCCCGGAAGAACTGGAACTCCGGGCCCCGGAAGTACAGGTTGGCTATACCAGGTTGAGAGAGATCAACTGGCTTGGCGGGGGCCATTACAACCTGGTGTCCGTGGCTGCACCGGTCCGTTTCAACGGGAAAAAGGACCACATTGATGCAGCATATCCACTGGTCGTCTGGGAAAACCGGACCGATCCCATCCTCACCGGGCGGGAACAGACCGGGGTCCCAAAGATATTTGCCAATATCGAGGATCTGCACATTTACCGACCTTACTATACCACGGCCCTAAGCTACGAGGGAAACACCTTCCTTACCATGAATTTTGAAGCGGAAGGTCCGATCACCGGCAAGGACCTGGAACTGGCCAAGAGTTCTCTCCGGTCCCTTGACATGATCGGGTGGCGGTATATCCCCAAAGTCGGGGCCCCGGGAGCAGACCTCTCGCAGTTCATCTTCTTCCCGCAATGGATGGAGGTGGAAAAGGCATACGCGGGAAAGGGAACCCTCAAGTGGACCGAGCTCTCCCCGATGCAGAACCCGCGGCAGCACCATATCATCAAAGCCCTGGCATCTCTCCCGGTGAAGAAGATGCTCCAGTCCGTACTGTCCGAGGGGGAGGTCTTCCTGAACACCCCCATGTCACGGGTGCTGGGATAA